The DNA window GTGCAGGACGGGTGCAACCAGTTCTGTTCTTATTGTATCATTCCTTATGCCAGAGGGCGGGTGCGCAGCAGAAAGCAGACAGAAGTTGCGGCGGAAGTAGAACGGCTGGCCGGCCAGGGCTACCAGGAAGTAGTACTGACCGGGATCCATTTAAGCTCTTACGGAACAGATACGGGAGAGGATCTGCTTTCTTTGATCCGGCAGGTCCATAATACAGCAGGGATCCGGCGGATCCGGCTAGGTTCTCTGGAACCGGGGATCATTACGGAGGAATTTGCCCGGAGTTTGGCAGAACTTCCGAAATTCTGCCCGCATTTCCATCTGTCCCTGCAAAGCGGCTGCGATGCGACACTGCGCCGTATGAACCGGAAGTATGATACGGCCCAGTATTACGAAAAATGTCAGATTTTGCGCCGGTTTTTCCAGAATCCCGCGCTGACTACGGATGTGATCGTCGGTTTTCCGGGAGAGACAGAAGAAGAGTTTCAGGCTTCTTTTGCTTTTATCGACCGGGTGGATTTCTATGAAACCCATATCTTTAAGTATTCCAAACGGGAAGGAACAAAGGCGGCCGCAATGAAAGACCAGGTGCCGGAACCGGTAAAAACACAGCGAAGCGGGGTCCTTCAGGAACTGGATCATAGAAAACGGGAAGCGTATGAGAAACGGCTGATCGGTACAGTACAGGAGGTCCTGATGGAGGAAGCCGCAGTTATAGATGGAGAGACCTACCAGGTGGGACATACTAGAGAATATGTAAAAATTGGACGAAAAACCCAGGAAGATCTGTCAAATCAACTCATAAATGTAGAAATTGAGAGTCGTTCACAAATAATACATTGAATTTTGGACGGCTTTAAGGTAGAATAATCATGAAGTATTTTTGGAGGACGTGAGTATATGAAGGATTTAAGCAGCACCCAGTTTTTTCAGGTAGAAAGCGGCCCGCAGATTCAGGCAAAAGATATCCTTGAGATTGTGTATAAGGCATTGAGCGAAAAAGGTTATAATCCGGTCAATCAGATCGTTGGATATATTATGTCGGGAGACCCGACTTATATTACCAGTCATAATGGGGCGAGAAGCCTGATCATGAAAGTGGAACGGGATGAACTGGTAGAAGAACTGCTCAAAACGTATATTGAGCACAATGGATGGGCATAATGTCTGTCAGGATCATGGGGCTGGATTATGGTTCCAAAACAGTAGGAGTGGCGGTCAGCGATGCCCTTGGCATTACAGCTCAGGCGGTAGAAACAATCTGCCGCAAGGACGAGAACAAGCTTCGAAAGACGTGCGCCAGGATTGAAGAGCTGATCAAAGAGTATGAAGTGGGGAAGATTGTCCTCGGCCTTCCAAAGCATATGAACAATGATATCGGAGAACGGGCAGAGCAAACCATAGAGTTTGGTGAGATGCTGCATCGGCGGACCGGCCTTGAGGTCGTGATGTGGGATGAGCGGCTCACTACAGTAGAAGCGGAACGGACATTAATGGAAAATGGGATCCGGCGTGAGGATCGAAAAAAATATGTAGACCAGATCGCGGCAGTTTTTATTCTGCAGGGATATCTGGATTCTGTCCAGATGCGAAAAGCGGGATCGTCCATGCCTGAAAGAGGTGTTGAATGATGGAGAAAATTACATTCATGTCTGGAGAAATGCAGGAAGAAGTTGAGTTTTTTGTACTGGAACAGACAAAAGTAGGCGGGGTGTCTTACATTCTGGTCACAGATTCGCAGGAAGATGAGGCGGAATGTTTTATTTTAAAAGATACAGCATCAGAGGAAGCATTGGAAAGTCTCTATGAATTTGTAGAGGACGAGGAAGAACTGAACGCGGTTTCCAGAGTATTCGAGGAACTTCTGGAAGATGTGGAGATTGAAAGGTAAGAGTCTATGTCGATCAGTCAGGAAAAATTCAAGAAGATGCTTAAAGAAAAAGGTCTTAAGGTAACCAATCAAAGGTTGCTTGTATTAGAGGTACTCGCAGAAAATCGTGACAAACATATGACTGCGGAAGACATCTATGAACTGGTAAAGGAAGACTATCCGGAGATCGGACTGGCTACTATTTACCGGACAGTGCAATTGTTGCTGGAAATGCAATTGGTGGATCGTATCAATTTGGACGAGGGATGCGTGCGTTATGAAATCGGGGAACTCTTCGACGGAGAAGGGAAGCACCATCACCATCATTTGATATGTAAGACTTGTGGGAAAGTCCTGCCTTTCCGGGATGACCTCCTGGACGGGCTGGAGCGTCATATTGAGGAGAAGACGGGTTTCCACGTGTTAGACCACGAATTAAAGTTCTATGGACAATGCCGGGAATGCCTGGGGAAGGCAGAAGAAAACAGTACGGAAAAACACGTGGAGGTGTAAGTTTGAAAAAAGAAAACAATGGAAAATTGCGAATCATTCCGCTCGGAGGTCTGGAGAAGATCGGAATGAACATTACTGCCTTTGAATATGAAGACAGTATTATTGTCGTGGACTGCGGTCTGGCCTTTCCGGAGGACGACATGCTTGGAATCGATCTGGTGATCCCTGACATTACCTACCTGAAGGAAAACAGTCAGAAAGTCAAGGGATTTGTGATCACCCACGGCCATGAAGACCATATCGGCGCTCTTTCTTATGTGCTGCGGGAGATGAATCTTCCGATCTATGCGACTAAGCTTACGATGGGTATCATTGAGAGGAAACTTGGCGAACACAATCTTCTGCGCAGCACCCGGAGGAAAGTGGTGCGCCACGGACAATCCATCAATCTGGGCCAGTTCCGGATTGAATTTATCAAGACGAACCACAGTATTCAGGATGCGGCGGCTCTGGCGATCTATTCGCCGGCGGGGATCGTGGTGCACACAGGTGATTTTAAGGTGGATTATACGCCGGTATTCGGGGATGCCATTGATCTTCAGCGGTTTGCGGAGATTGGAAAGAAAGGGGTACTGGCGCTGATGTCCGACAGTACCAATGCGGAACGGCCGGGATTTACCCAGTCGGAACGGACGGTGGGAATTACCTTCGACCACATTTTCGCGGAACATCAGAATACCCGGATCATTATCGCCACCTTTGCGTCCAATGTGGACCGGGTGCAGCAGATCATCAACTCTGCCTGCAAATATGGCCGGAAAGTAGTGGTGGAAGGACGGAGTATGGTCAATATCATCCAGGTGGCTCAGGAGCTGGGATATCTGAATGTACCGGATAAGACCCTGGTAGAGATCGACCAGTTGAAGAATTATCCGCCGGAGAAAACGGTATTGATCACTACAGGAAGTCAGGGCGAGTCTATGGCGGCTCTGTCCCGAATGGCGGCGGATGTGCATAAAAAAGTAACGATCATGCCCGGAGATACGGTCATTTTCAGCTCTAACCCAATCCCCGGAAATGAGAAATCTGTATCCAAGGTGATCAATGAGCTGTCCTCCAAAGGCGCGAACGTGATCTTCCAGGATGCCCATGTATCCGGCCATGCCTGCCAGGAAGAACTGAAACTGATCTACTCCCTGGTAAAACCTAAGTATGCCATTCCGGTGCATGGAGAATACCGGCACTTAAAGGCGAACGCGGGAATTGCAAAATCCCTGGGGATTCCAAAAGAGAATATCTTTATCCTTCAGTCCGGCGATGTGCTGGAAGTAAGCGGCGAGGAAGCCAAGGTCGTAGATAAAGTCCATACAGGAGAAATCCTGGTAGACGGTCTGGGCGTCGGAGATGTGGGAAATATCGTTCTTCGAGACCGGCAGCATCTGGCGGAAGACGGAATCTTGATCGTAGTGCTGACTTTGGAAAAACGCAGCAATCGGCTGTTGGCCGGACCGGATATTGTGTCCCGTGGATTTGTCTATGTGCGTGAGTCAGAAGGATTGATGGAAGAGGCGCGGCAAGTGGTGACAGAGGCAGTGGAGAATTGTCTGACCCACCAGAGAAACGCGGACTGGAGCAAGATCAAGCTGGTGATACGGGATACCATGAACGAATTCATTTGGAAGCGGACCAAGCGCCGGCCGATGATATTGCCGATTATTATGGATGTGTAAATAATTTTAATTTAGGACGTAGCATTTTGCAAAAGGGCTACGTCCTAAATTGCAGTTTGCGGTGTACCAAAATGAAAAAAGGGGTGTACCAAAATGATTGTTGATGAGAGATTTACCACTTATGTACATTCACTGGAAGTGCCGGAAGATCCGCTTTTGGAGCGGATCGAGCAGGAGGCGCTGGATGGAAGGGTGCCGATCATCCGCAAGGAGACGCAGAGCTTTCTGAAAACCCTGCTTTTGATCCACAGACCCAGAAGGGTTTTGGAAATCGGGACGGCGGTTGGCTTTTCCGCACTTTTGATGAGTGCGTATCTGCCCAAAGAAGGGCATATTACTACGGTTGAAAACTATGAAAAGCGGATTCCTATTGCCAGAGAGAATTTCCGGCGCTGCGGAAAGGAAGAAAAGATCCGGCTGATCCAGGGAGATGCCCTTGCGGTCATGAAGGAGCTGGAGGGGCCCTTTGATTTTATTTTCATGGATGCGGCGAAGGGGCAGTATATTTACTATCTGCCGGAAGCGGTGCGTTTGTTGACGCCCGGCGGTGTGCTGATGTCTGATAATGTGCTGCAGGATGGAGACGTGCTGGAGTCCAGGTTTGCGGTAGAGCGGAGAAACCGGACGATCCACAGCCGGATGCGGGAGTATCTTTATGAGTTAAAGCATCACCAGCTTCTCCAGACTTCCATTCTCCCCTTGGGAGACGGAGTGGCCCTCAGCGTAAAACAGATAGAGTAAAAAGGAGAAAATTAGGATGAAAAGAAGAGGTCCAGAGCTTTTGATCCCGGCCAGCAGCCTGGAAGTGCTGAAGACGGCGGTAATCTTTGGCGCTGATGCGGTATATATCGGCGGGGAAGTCTTTGGCCTGCGGGCTAAGGCAAAGAATTTTTCCATGGAAGAGATGAAAGAAGGGATCGCGTTTGCCCATGAACATGGAGCGCGGGTCCATGTGACGGTGAATATCCTGGCCCACAATAGAGATCTTCCGGGAGTGGAGGAATATTTAAAAGAATTAAGGGAATTAAAGCCAGATGCCCTGATCATTGCGGATCCGGCTATTTTTGAACTGGCCAAAGAGATCTGCCCCCAGATTGAACGGCATATCAGCACCCAGGCTAATAACACCAACTACGGAACGTACCGGTTCTGGTGGAACCAGGGAGCAAAGCGTGTGGTGTCGGCAAGGGAATTATCTCTTGCTGAGATCCGGGAGATCCGGGAGAAGATTCCGGAGGAAATGGAGATTGAAAGCTTTATCCACGGCGCTATGTGCATTTCCTATTCGGGACGGTGTCTTCTGAGCAATTATTTTACCGGAAGAGATGCCAACCAGGGAGCCTGCACCCACCCCTGCCGCTGGAAATACGCGGTGGTGGAGGAAACCAGACCGGGAGAATATATGCCGGTCTATGAAAATGAGAGAGGGACTTTTATTTTCAACTCTAAGGATCTGTGCATGATCGAGCATATCCCGGAGATGATCGAAGCCGGCATTGACAGCTTTAAGATCGAAGGCAGGATGAAGACCGCCTTATATGTGGCGACGGTGGCAAGAACTTACCGGAAAGCCATTGATGATTATCTGGAAAGTCCTAAGAAATATGAGGAAAACATGGACTGGTATCTGGAGCAGATCGGAAGCTGCACTCACCGGGAGTTTACCACCGGATTCTATTTTGGCAAACCAGGAGAGGAAAGCCAGATCTATGACGCCAGTACTTATGTAAAAGAATATACTTACCTCGGAATGATCGGCGATGAGCGGGATGGCCTGTGTCGGATCGAGCAGAAAAACAAGTTTTCTGTTGGAGAGAAGATTGAGATCATGAAGCCGGACGGCCGCAATGTGGACGTGACGGTAAAACGGATCGTAAATGAAGAAGGACAGGAGCAGGAAAGCGCCCCCCACGCAAGACAGATCGTATATGTGGAACTGGATGAAAAAGCAGAGCGCTATGATCTTCTAAGGAGAGCGGAAGAAGCCGACACCTTTATCCCATAAATGCGGGACAAGGGGAATTTTGTATGGAAAAGCACAAAAGAGTCGTATTTTACATAGAATATATTAAATACGCTTAGAGGTGCTTTTCTTGAAATCTTTTCCCCAACCCCTCACTGCTGCGGAAGAAAGGTATTATTTGCAAAGATATACGGAGGGTGATCTCGAAGCAAAGCATATCCTGATCGAACGGAACCTGCGCCTCGTTGCACATATCGTAAAGAAATACCAGTCTTATGAAGACGATACGGAAGATCTTCTGTCCATCGGGACGATCGGGCTGATCAAAGCGGTGGTCACATTTAACCCCGATAAATGTGTCCGGCTTGGAACCTACGCGGCCCGATGCATCGAAAATGAAGTGCTGATGCATCTGCGGGCAAAGAAGAAATCCTCGCGGGAAATCTCTTTATACGAACCTATCGGAACTGACCGGGAAGGCAATGAGATCCAGCTGTTTGACATCATCGAGACGGAAGATGATGCCCACCGGAAAGCAGAACTGAAAGAAGACATTAAAACACTGTACTCGCGGGTGGAATCAGAACTGTCTCCCAGGGAGAGGCTGGTCTTGAAAATGCGCTACGGACTGTATCATGAAGAAGAATATACCCAGCGGGAGATTGCCGGAATCCTGGGCATCTCTCGTTCTTACGTTTCCAGGATCGAAAAAAGCGCTATCGAAAAACTGCGGGAATTTTTTTGAAATTGGTAGTTTTTTCAAAAAGGGACAGGGCATTTTCAATTGGGGCCGGGGGCTTTTTAAAAAGCCCCCGGCCCCAATTGAAAATACCCCTCCAATATGATAAAATGGCTTTGCGATTGTCAGAGGAAATGTCTGTCTGGCACCGCCAATTCATATGAGAATGTGGAGGAGCTTTTATGAGACCAGAATTGAGATTTGAGACACAAGTTATGAAAGCGGGAAGATTCGGAGAATCCACCAGCGTGCCTGATCTTGCGGGAAAGGCGGCGCTTCAGAACAGTTTGGAATTTTTCCTGGAAGAAGATGATGAGATTTACGAAGGATTTGGCCAGAGAAGGAATTCCTTCCCTTACCGTCAGGTCCAGGCTTATGATAGAGAGTTGAAAGATGTGGAGGTAAAAACAGCAGTACTGGAAAATGATTTCCTAAAGGCTGTATTTCTTCCGGAACTGGGAGGCCGCTTGTGGGAGCTTACGGATAAGAAGACGGGCAGGAACCTTTTGTATACAAATGATGTGATCCGTTTCAGCAATCTTGCTATATGCAACGCCTGGTTCAGCGGAGGCGTGGAGTGGAATATCAGCATGATCGGCCATACGCCGTTTACCACCCGGCCTTTGTACACGGCCAGTCTGGAGAAAGAAGATCAGACTCCCGTGCTCAGAATGTATGAGTATGAGAGAGTCCGGGGCGTAGAGTACCAGATGGATTTCTGGCTGGATGAGGGAGACCGGAATCTGAACTGCCGGATGCGGATCGTAAATTCTGGGGACAAAGTGGTGCCCATGTATTGGTGGAGCAATATGGCTGTGCCGGAATACGAAGAAGGACGGCTGATCGTTCCGGCAAAGGAAGCCTATACCGGAGATTATCAGAAGGTATATAAGGCGAAGATCCCGGAAGTAGACGGGGTGGACGTGACTCGGTACGAAAGGATCCCGGCTCAGGTAGATTACTTCTTCAATATTCCGGAAGAGAAACCTAAATATATCGCGAATATTGGAAAAGACGGTTATGGTCTGCTTCAGTATTCTACGAAGAGACTGCGGGGAAGAAAGCTGTTTTCCTGGGGACATAAAAAGGGCGGCGACCACTGGCAGGAGTTCCTGACGGAAGAAGCGGGACCTTACGTAGAGA is part of the Lachnospiraceae bacterium KGMB03038 genome and encodes:
- a CDS encoding ribonuclease J; the protein is MKKENNGKLRIIPLGGLEKIGMNITAFEYEDSIIVVDCGLAFPEDDMLGIDLVIPDITYLKENSQKVKGFVITHGHEDHIGALSYVLREMNLPIYATKLTMGIIERKLGEHNLLRSTRRKVVRHGQSINLGQFRIEFIKTNHSIQDAAALAIYSPAGIVVHTGDFKVDYTPVFGDAIDLQRFAEIGKKGVLALMSDSTNAERPGFTQSERTVGITFDHIFAEHQNTRIIIATFASNVDRVQQIINSACKYGRKVVVEGRSMVNIIQVAQELGYLNVPDKTLVEIDQLKNYPPEKTVLITTGSQGESMAALSRMAADVHKKVTIMPGDTVIFSSNPIPGNEKSVSKVINELSSKGANVIFQDAHVSGHACQEELKLIYSLVKPKYAIPVHGEYRHLKANAGIAKSLGIPKENIFILQSGDVLEVSGEEAKVVDKVHTGEILVDGLGVGDVGNIVLRDRQHLAEDGILIVVLTLEKRSNRLLAGPDIVSRGFVYVRESEGLMEEARQVVTEAVENCLTHQRNADWSKIKLVIRDTMNEFIWKRTKRRPMILPIIMDV
- a CDS encoding transcriptional repressor; amino-acid sequence: MSISQEKFKKMLKEKGLKVTNQRLLVLEVLAENRDKHMTAEDIYELVKEDYPEIGLATIYRTVQLLLEMQLVDRINLDEGCVRYEIGELFDGEGKHHHHHLICKTCGKVLPFRDDLLDGLERHIEEKTGFHVLDHELKFYGQCRECLGKAEENSTEKHVEV
- a CDS encoding U32 family peptidase gives rise to the protein MKRRGPELLIPASSLEVLKTAVIFGADAVYIGGEVFGLRAKAKNFSMEEMKEGIAFAHEHGARVHVTVNILAHNRDLPGVEEYLKELRELKPDALIIADPAIFELAKEICPQIERHISTQANNTNYGTYRFWWNQGAKRVVSARELSLAEIREIREKIPEEMEIESFIHGAMCISYSGRCLLSNYFTGRDANQGACTHPCRWKYAVVEETRPGEYMPVYENERGTFIFNSKDLCMIEHIPEMIEAGIDSFKIEGRMKTALYVATVARTYRKAIDDYLESPKKYEENMDWYLEQIGSCTHREFTTGFYFGKPGEESQIYDASTYVKEYTYLGMIGDERDGLCRIEQKNKFSVGEKIEIMKPDGRNVDVTVKRIVNEEGQEQESAPHARQIVYVELDEKAERYDLLRRAEEADTFIP
- the ruvX gene encoding Holliday junction resolvase RuvX; this translates as MSVRIMGLDYGSKTVGVAVSDALGITAQAVETICRKDENKLRKTCARIEELIKEYEVGKIVLGLPKHMNNDIGERAEQTIEFGEMLHRRTGLEVVMWDERLTTVEAERTLMENGIRREDRKKYVDQIAAVFILQGYLDSVQMRKAGSSMPERGVE
- a CDS encoding IreB family regulatory phosphoprotein; translated protein: MKDLSSTQFFQVESGPQIQAKDILEIVYKALSEKGYNPVNQIVGYIMSGDPTYITSHNGARSLIMKVERDELVEELLKTYIEHNGWA
- a CDS encoding sigma-70 family RNA polymerase sigma factor; amino-acid sequence: MLFLKSFPQPLTAAEERYYLQRYTEGDLEAKHILIERNLRLVAHIVKKYQSYEDDTEDLLSIGTIGLIKAVVTFNPDKCVRLGTYAARCIENEVLMHLRAKKKSSREISLYEPIGTDREGNEIQLFDIIETEDDAHRKAELKEDIKTLYSRVESELSPRERLVLKMRYGLYHEEEYTQREIAGILGISRSYVSRIEKSAIEKLREFF
- a CDS encoding DUF1292 domain-containing protein; this translates as MEKITFMSGEMQEEVEFFVLEQTKVGGVSYILVTDSQEDEAECFILKDTASEEALESLYEFVEDEEELNAVSRVFEELLEDVEIER
- the mtaB gene encoding tRNA (N(6)-L-threonylcarbamoyladenosine(37)-C(2))-methylthiotransferase MtaB — its product is MRKAALHNLGCKVNAYETEAMQEILEQAGYEIVPFEEQADVYVVNTCTVTNMADRKSRQMLHRAKKRNPSAVVVAAGCYVQTKEPEESLDASIDIVIGNNKKKEIAHILEGYFQNRGQAGARIERLDINLEREYETLEVSHTAGHTRAFIKVQDGCNQFCSYCIIPYARGRVRSRKQTEVAAEVERLAGQGYQEVVLTGIHLSSYGTDTGEDLLSLIRQVHNTAGIRRIRLGSLEPGIITEEFARSLAELPKFCPHFHLSLQSGCDATLRRMNRKYDTAQYYEKCQILRRFFQNPALTTDVIVGFPGETEEEFQASFAFIDRVDFYETHIFKYSKREGTKAAAMKDQVPEPVKTQRSGVLQELDHRKREAYEKRLIGTVQEVLMEEAAVIDGETYQVGHTREYVKIGRKTQEDLSNQLINVEIESRSQIIH
- a CDS encoding O-methyltransferase — protein: MIVDERFTTYVHSLEVPEDPLLERIEQEALDGRVPIIRKETQSFLKTLLLIHRPRRVLEIGTAVGFSALLMSAYLPKEGHITTVENYEKRIPIARENFRRCGKEEKIRLIQGDALAVMKELEGPFDFIFMDAAKGQYIYYLPEAVRLLTPGGVLMSDNVLQDGDVLESRFAVERRNRTIHSRMREYLYELKHHQLLQTSILPLGDGVALSVKQIE